The DNA region CGCTTCACCAGCAGTTTTTGCTGCTGATGAAGATGGCGAAAAAGTAGAACGTATAGAGGTAACTGGTTCGCGTATTAAGCAAGTTGATATGGAGAATGCGTCACCTGTTACGGTTTTGACCGCAGAAGATATTAAATTAACTGGTGAGTCGACAATTGCAGATGTATTGAATAATTCATCTGTTAACAGTTTTGGTTCATGGCGTGGAACATCAGGCTATGGTTCTGGTGCTGCCGCAACAAGTAGTGTGCAAATGCGTGGTTTGGATGCCAAATATACATTGGTATTATTAGATGGTCGTCGCATGCCTGGTACTAGCTCTAGCTCAGGCGCTGCAGCTGATACGTCTAGAATTCCAATGGCAATTGTTGAACGCATTGAAATCTTAAGAGAAGGTGCTTCAGCTGTTTATGGTTCAGACGCAGTCGCTGGTGTAATTAACATTATCACTAAAAAAGACTATCAGGGCCTTGATTTTTCTTATGATACTGAGCTGCCAAGTACAGACGGTGGTGATACAAACAGATTTACAGTGGCAACTGGTTACTCAAGTGATAAAGGTAATATTACATTAACATATGAGTACTATAAAGCTGATGCTGTTTGGGATAAAGATATTTGGAAATTTGATGATCCAACTTATTTTGACTATTCATCATATAGTTCAGTACCAAACGGAGTAGGTGATAGTGGATGGATTACCAATCGTGATATGTGTAACCAAGCTCCTAACACGTATGATTTGACTGATAGTGCTGACACTGGACGTTGTCTTTATAGCTATGGCGAAGTAACTAAGTTATTTGGTGATGTAGTTCAAAACTCTGTACTGTCAAATTTTTCATATGAATTAGCTGATAACCTTAAGTTCCGAGGTCGTACAAGTGCTTCACTTTCAGAAACTGAAACACGTTATGCGGGTACTCCAGTATCAACAAATTTACCAACAATGTCAGCCGACAATGCGTATAACCCAACAGGTGAAGACTTAGATCTGTATATGCGTGGTGCTCAACTTGGCAATCGTGACACCCGCACTGAAATTAACGATATTGATTTCTTTGGTGGTTTAGTTGGTTTTATTGATGTTGGTAATGGTATTGATTGGGAAGTAAATGGCCAACATAGCCGTTCTTCAACGAATTCTTTCAATGAAAACTTAATTAACGATGATATCATTCAAAATCTAATTGATAGTGAAGAGTATGATATTTTTAATACTACTGGCATGAGTTATGGCGATTGGAATAGCCAGATGGAAGATCTTTATGGCCAGGCGGCGCATACTGGTCTATACCAAGCTCGATATGTTAGCTCTCAGGTTGACGGTTTAATTTCTACTCTATTTCTAGACGAGAATGATTTTAGTTTATCTGGTGTTTTCGGTATTGAATATGAAACGGTTGACTTTACTCAAAAGAGTGATCCGCAATCTGCATCAGGACGAGTATCTGGTGGTTCTGGTGGTGATGATGTAAATGCAACTCGAGACCGTACTTCTGCATTTATGGAATTACAAGCAAGCCTACCTTTCAATGTTGATATTAACGCTGCTGTGCGTTATGACAATTATGATCAAGAAGGTGATGTTGGTGAGCAAGTTGTTGCTGGTTCATTTGACAATGTGTCTCCTCAAATAGGTATCGCTTGGCGTCCTGTTGATTCATTGTTAGTTCGTGCTAGTTGGGGTGAGTCTTTCCGCGCTCCTAACATGGGCGAAATGTTCTCTAGTCAAGCATTGAGCTTTGAAACTGCTGATGATAACTTATGGTGTGATGCGGGAACTAACGCAGCCGATGATGCAGTTTACTGTGCCGTTGGTGGTTCACAGCATAAAACATGGTTCGGTGGTAACCCTGATCTGAAGCCTGAAGAAGGTGAATCATTAACTACTGGTGTGGTTTGGAATGCTACTGATAGCTTAGCATTTGAATTGTCATACTATGATTTAACTTTAGATAACCAAATTGCATCTACAACATTAACCCGTTTATTAAAAGATGAAAGTGACAGTGGCTCATCAACTGCAATTATTCGTGACGCAGATGGTAAGATTGATGTTGCTTACAGTTTTGACCGTAATATGGCAAGTTTAGAAACTTCTGGTTTCGATTTTAAAGCATCATATTCAATTGATACTGAGTATGGCGACTTTGGTATTAAAACCGAGCTTGGTTATGTACAAGATTTCAAACAGACATCTGAACCTGGTGAAGCTGCTTTTGATTATGCAGGATTACAAGATTATCCAGAATATCGTGGTAACGTGAATTTAGCGTGGACTTCTGGTGATATGAGTGCTGCATGGACTACTTATTATATTGGTTCACAAGAATCTGGTAATGAAGAGTATGGCACCGATTATCTTGCGGATATTCCTTCGTATTTCAAGCATAACATCCAGTTTTCTTACTATCATGCTTGGAATGGTAAAGTCACACTTGGTGTAAATAACTTGCTAGATGAAGAAGCTCCTTCATGGTATGACGGATCTGTAGGTTGGCGTGATGTGAACACTGGTTTATACGATGTTTTAGGTCGTACAGTGTTCTTTAAAATTCAACAGTCATTCTAAGCCATTGGTTTGAAATAATGTGTTGAACACGGTTGAAATACCAAGTTAAATATATTTATTAAAATAAAAACCCACCTTTCAAGAAGGTGGGTTTTTTTATATATTATGGGCTGATTTATTCAGTTCAAAACCATTAAACATGGTGTTCAATTTTTCCGCTTGAAGTTTCAATTATTTTTTATTGTGTACGAACCGATTTAGATAAGTGTTTTCAGCTCCTAGTTTTTATAGTGTAGTTTTGAATCAATATGAAAATTTTTAGATTGCTAACCATTATCTCATGCAGTCATTACAGCATATCCATGTCATGACAGTGATAATTTAAATTATTCAACTACACACTTAATTCAACTTAGAAGACAACGTCAATTTTGTTCTTAAGTTGAGTGTTTAAATCAGATTAAGCAAATGAGATGGCCTATTGGTTTTATTTGCCCTAATCGCAGTTGTGAGCATGGATATGAGCTTGCAATTCCTAATGTATATGAATGTACCAATGTCCTAAACAAACATCGGTAACAGCAGATACAATATTCTACGGTAGTCCTATTTCGTTAATTAAGTGGTTATGGACTATCAATTTTTTAGGCTCAGATAAAGAGAGTATTTTGGTATTGAAATTCAGTAAACTTATATATGTCAATTGGCGCGCTTTATACTAAGTCAACTGGGAACTGTAATAGCTATCGAGACAGTTTATATTGGCTTTTAGGTGTCATTGAAATTGATGATGCCGAGGTAGATGGCAAATGAAAGAGGAAGAGTGGATGTGGCACAGAAGGTAAAACGTCTGTTTTAGTTTCAGCAGAAAATAAAAAGGGAAAGAGAAGAATTTATTGCTATGCAAGCATAGAACAGCGTTTGCCATGATAACGTTGGAAGTTTATTGTAAAGCACTTAGATATACAGTATGAAGTTTATACCGACGGCTTGCCTGCTTTGAACATTATAGACAAGGCCCAACAATATTAAGCGAGTCTAATACCCTAGGCGCTTATTAATGAATGGCTCCCTTGGGTAAATCTTGGGTAAATATTGCCATTGGTAATTTAAAAGCGTTTATAGTTTGAACTTTTTAATGGAGCTTCGAGAAAGTATGTATCTTCAAGAATACTGTAGTGAGTACTATTATCGACTCATTCGCAGACAAACGGGGATGCAAATACTCAATAGGCGGTTAACTAGATATAATCCATACGCTGTACATTCACATTGAGCTAATTATATTGGTATGTATGATTAATTAATTGTTTAGTCAAAATGGCAGATGCCATAGGTAATGTGTTTAAACGAACATATGAAGATCGAATAAAGAAAGACCTTAAATGTTAAAATTAGATTGTAAATCAATAGTTTGATTGGATTTTTGATCATGTTTGATGAGGCGGCAGCTCAGGATTGTGATTTAATACATTTCGTTACTCAATTTTTTAAAGCTTGATTATTTTGGCCTGTTACAAAGAAGTTAGAATTTATTGAATTTATTACAGTACAAATGGATACGTTAAGACTAAGATTGACCGAGTTGGTCAATGCCGGATTGCATGAAATTAAATTGGCAAAATTTATTGCTAAGTTTCACGAAAACAATATGATTTTAAATGAACTTAAAGTATTAAATAATGAACAAAATGAAGTCTTAGGTTGGTATTTACATGGTTCAAAATTTGTTTAGTAATGCAAAAAAAGATAAATACAGTGTATTGTTGTATTGTCATTTTTGTTTAACTACATGAATAAAAACAAATAATATTTTTCGCTTAGCATTAAATTACGACACATTTATGTCGAAGACGTTTAATTATTAACCTTTCGTCAACATTGACGACTCTAACTGCTCTTTCCACAAGTTTTTAAACTTTTCAAATGTTGACACAGGTCAACATTTTGTGAAATGATGCCAACGGGTCTGCGCCTTAATCAGCGTAGAAAAGGGAAGAAAAACTAACAATCACAAGAAAAAGACGTACTTAGTGAAATGGTATTGATTAACAAATTTAGATCATGACTGTTTTATCTTAGTTGAACTTTTTAATTCACTTCAAATTGGTTGGGAACTATGTCCAAGGTAAGCAATAGAACAAAAATCGCTACTGCACTTGTTGGCGCTCTGGCTTTAGCTGGTAGCAACTTCGTTGTTGCAGATCCTCTAGCTGACGTACAAAAAGCTGATAGCAGCCTAAATGCTGCTTCTGCTGCGTCGCAAAAGAAAGTCGACAAATATTTTGACCAAGCACAAGACATGCTTTTTGAGTATGGCAGCGTTGCTGATGAGCGTGAATCATTGAAGTCATACAATGATTACGTTGCAGGCTTGGTAGCTGATCAACAAAATTCACTTGATTTAATTCAAACAGATATCAATGGTGTAGATAAACTTCGCCAAGGTGTTGTGCCATTAATGTTTAAAATGGTGGATGCCTTAGAACAGTTTGTAAATTTAGATTTACCTTTTAATTCGGAAGTTCGTCATAACCGAGTTAACAATTTAAAAGATATTCTTAACACTGCAGAAGTTACATTGGCAGAAAAATATCGTCTTATCTTGGATGCATATAGCATCGAGCGTGAGTATGGTAACTTCGTTGCTGTTCATACAGGTAAACTAGATCTAGATGGTAAAGAAGTGCTCGTTGATTTCTTTAACCTAGGTAGAGTGGCACTTTATGCACAAAGCTTAGACCAGAAAATTGCATGGATGTACGATGCCGATGCGAAGTCTTGGAATAAGTTAGACGATAGCTACCTTCGTGACATTACTAAAGGTATCCGCATTGCTCGTAAGCAAGGCGCACTAGACCTATTCGCATTACCAATTCCTGCTGCGGAGACTGCACAATAATGAAGAAGTTAATTACAACAGTGCTATTGGCTGCAACTTTCTCTTTAACAGCTGGTATGGTTTCTGCTGCAGATGCACCAAAAACTATCAGTCAACTGTTACAGCAAGTTAAAGCCGATCGAGCAAGCGAAGGCAAAACTAACGCTAAGCGCGAAAGAGAGTTTCAAGCTGAACGTGGTGACAAAGCGGCATTGCTTAAACGTGAAAAAAATGCTCTCGCTGCTGAAAAGCAACGTGGAAAAGATTTAAACCAAGCATTCTTAGACAACGAGCGTAAAATCGCTCAGTTAGAAGAAGATTTAAAAACAGCTCAAGGTGACTTGGGTGAAATGTTTGGTGTTGTTAAAGGTGAAGCCGGTGATTTTTCTGGTAAATTAGCAGCGTCTAACATTAGTGCTCAGTACCCAGGTCGCGATGCTTTTATTGCTGAACTAGGTGCTCGTAAATCACTGCCTAAAATTGAAGAGTTAGAGCAGTTTTGGGAAGCTCAGTTATTTGAAATGGTTCAATCAGGGA from Shewanella polaris includes:
- a CDS encoding TonB-dependent receptor plug domain-containing protein — translated: MHKNVLAKSVRLALISGAAAAAFASPAVFAADEDGEKVERIEVTGSRIKQVDMENASPVTVLTAEDIKLTGESTIADVLNNSSVNSFGSWRGTSGYGSGAAATSSVQMRGLDAKYTLVLLDGRRMPGTSSSSGAAADTSRIPMAIVERIEILREGASAVYGSDAVAGVINIITKKDYQGLDFSYDTELPSTDGGDTNRFTVATGYSSDKGNITLTYEYYKADAVWDKDIWKFDDPTYFDYSSYSSVPNGVGDSGWITNRDMCNQAPNTYDLTDSADTGRCLYSYGEVTKLFGDVVQNSVLSNFSYELADNLKFRGRTSASLSETETRYAGTPVSTNLPTMSADNAYNPTGEDLDLYMRGAQLGNRDTRTEINDIDFFGGLVGFIDVGNGIDWEVNGQHSRSSTNSFNENLINDDIIQNLIDSEEYDIFNTTGMSYGDWNSQMEDLYGQAAHTGLYQARYVSSQVDGLISTLFLDENDFSLSGVFGIEYETVDFTQKSDPQSASGRVSGGSGGDDVNATRDRTSAFMELQASLPFNVDINAAVRYDNYDQEGDVGEQVVAGSFDNVSPQIGIAWRPVDSLLVRASWGESFRAPNMGEMFSSQALSFETADDNLWCDAGTNAADDAVYCAVGGSQHKTWFGGNPDLKPEEGESLTTGVVWNATDSLAFELSYYDLTLDNQIASTTLTRLLKDESDSGSSTAIIRDADGKIDVAYSFDRNMASLETSGFDFKASYSIDTEYGDFGIKTELGYVQDFKQTSEPGEAAFDYAGLQDYPEYRGNVNLAWTSGDMSAAWTTYYIGSQESGNEEYGTDYLADIPSYFKHNIQFSYYHAWNGKVTLGVNNLLDEEAPSWYDGSVGWRDVNTGLYDVLGRTVFFKIQQSF
- a CDS encoding DUF3450 domain-containing protein → MSKVSNRTKIATALVGALALAGSNFVVADPLADVQKADSSLNAASAASQKKVDKYFDQAQDMLFEYGSVADERESLKSYNDYVAGLVADQQNSLDLIQTDINGVDKLRQGVVPLMFKMVDALEQFVNLDLPFNSEVRHNRVNNLKDILNTAEVTLAEKYRLILDAYSIEREYGNFVAVHTGKLDLDGKEVLVDFFNLGRVALYAQSLDQKIAWMYDADAKSWNKLDDSYLRDITKGIRIARKQGALDLFALPIPAAETAQ